Part of the Henckelia pumila isolate YLH828 chromosome 2, ASM3356847v2, whole genome shotgun sequence genome is shown below.
ATCCCCAGTAAGTGCCGATTGCACTAGCCCATCTCCTCCATCTTCTTTCCAGGTAATTTTctgttttggttttatttttagttaaagtttcaatttttagtgtttttttaaTATTGGTTTTAGTTTTGTGTCTGATTTTGCGTGTAAAAAAGTTGCAGCCTTTGTTTTCAGAGGATGACATAAAAATTGCTCTGCAAAGAAGAGGCCCGGACAGTTTGGGAACTAAAGATGTTTATCTTGGTTCAAAATGTTTTTCTGAGGGAAGGGAGAATTGCGTGGTGGAATCTCTCGTCGAGGATGAAGGGCTGGTGGAAAATGGCGTGGGCCGTGGATTTTTAGGGGAATTGCGGTTTATTGGCGCGACATTGCAGCTTAGAGGAGTTAATCCTGTGGTTCAGCCGTTGACTGATGCATCCGGGAATGTTCTTGTTTATAATGGTAGTTGAAGTTGTCCTGCTTTGGTTATTTAGTGGTGTTAGAATTTGCCCTTTGAGGTTTAATTTATGATTCCCATCTGTATCTTACCGGTTAGTTTATGTTTGTGATGCATTAATGTTTTGAAGATCTCTAATTTGATCTCCGTCACTCTGTCACCACCATTGAAAGTGTTGGAACAATTTGGGTTCCTGCTCTGTTGTTTTTAGGATTATCTCTATTTCGTGCTTGGCTCCCGATTTGGAAAGTTCTTTGTGAACTGTGTGATCTTAATAGCTGTGATCAAGTTCTGATAGACTTATGAATATAATTTGTTGGTTTtccaatgtttttcatgtataTCTTGGTTGGTGGGCTGTGGTTTATCTGGATTTCTGTTTCAGTTGATTGTGAACCAGTGTCAagaataattttctaactatgAATTTTGCGGCACATGCGTGCCTTGCTGTGGTTATTTTTTCAGTTTTTGGTATAAATTATCTGTTGAAACTTGAAACGTTGGGCTTGTGAATGGACATTATGTGATGATTTCCAGGCGAAATATTTGGTGGAATTTATATGAGCTGTGATAGCAATGACACCGAGGTACTTATGCAGTCTCTGGGGAAGTGCTGCTCTTGTATTTCGCACGTGGACAGTAGATCTTCTTGCTGTTCTGGAACGAGCCAAGATTCCATTCCAAAACTTCTTTCCAGAATCAAGGGGCCTTGGTCTTTGATCTATTGGCAGGTAAATTTGCATGGTAAGTTTTTTCAGTTATTCTTAATTATACTGAAACACAGGATGAGCCCCATCTCTCTTTGACCCGTGCGATTAATTGCTTAATGCATGTAGGACACTTCAAAAACCTTGTGGTTTGGTCGAGATGCATTTGGAAGACGAAGTCTCCTGGTTCACTGGCCAACAGCCCATGATTCTCGGCTGATGCTATCTTCTGTATCACCAACTTCACTGCGCCTCAATTATGGTAAATGCTGCTGCTAGATCAcctatttttttgtttaaaaaataaaataaaattttgggtcATATTTGCCATTTGGATCTAATCCATATGAAAGTATAACCTGTCTCTGAGGAATCACGTTCAATTGTGAACACCTGTCACACTTTTCGTGGTCTAAATATCCGGAGATAAAATTTTCCTTGCCTTTTCCAAACCAATTCAAAGCCTAATGAATCAGTATATCTGGTGAAAGTTTATCGACATCTCTTCAGTAAATTCACCTCATTCTATGTGCTTCTGATTTCACCAAAGGTTTCATTTCTGTTGGAATTATTGTTGTCATTGAATCAGTCCTTCTTTATTGTAGTTCTGTTATTTATTTGATACTGCTACACACTGCTAGATTTCTTATTCGTAGGTCTCTTCAGCTGTCTCTTTTTGTTAGTTGTTACTCCTTTGGCTTTGTTCTTCTGTGTCAGTTCCAAAATCCTATTAATGCTTTCTTTGAATTTCTTCGCAGAATTTGATGAAAAGCAGACAGTTGAACTGAATTTCTGGGAAGAGCTGCCGTGTGGAATATATAGTATCTCAGTGTCTGCCTTAGATTTGGATGGACATTTACTTGGCAAAGTTAGAAAACACGAGTGGAATAATTCTGAGCTAAATGAGTTGATTACATGGGAGAGATCACGCATCCATCCCAAACCTGAGGAGTTGAGTGTTTCCTGGAGAAATGTTCCTATCATTCAGCATGACATACTTTCAGCCTTTCCGTTGGAATTAGGTTGGTGTTGTAACCCGAGGGGTTAAAATTCAGTGATTGGATATCTTTATTACTTACCACAAAGttgcaaaattttaatttttatatataattgctGCAGAGCCTATGAAAGCTTCAGTAGCATCTCACAGAGTGCTGATCGCTTTAAGAGAATCTGTAATGAGACGTACCACTTCAAATAGAATCTATATGGTCTGTTTACAATTTTGCATTGACTACTTTTATATGAAAATCCTTTCTGTATTATTTTCCTCCTGATTTATTTCCTCCTGATTTATATCAATATATGCTGTCATTTTTAATCAGAGCTTTGGTCCATTGTTCTTGTGTTCTATAACTTTCTCCACTATATCATGAACAGGGGAGACATGTTCCAGTGGCAGTGCTGTTTTCTGGTGGTTTAGATTCTATGATTATCGCTGCATTGGTTCATCACTGCATTGATAAAAAGTGTGAGTACTCTTTGCAAGAAAGATTATGTTTTCCTCGATTTTCCTATGTTTCCATGTGCTAAAGCCGAACCTTTGCATCGTGTTTTAATTAACATAGTGCCTCATTTAAATTTGGATTTCCTGATGCAAAACCGTTTCTTGTAAAAACTGTCTTTGGCAGACGAAATTGATCTTCTTAATGTCAGCTTTGATGGTGAGTCAGCACCTGACAGAATCTCAGCAAGGGCTGGATTAAAAGAActacagaagaatgcaccgttccGAAGGTCTGTAAGCAAGTTTTGGTTCAGATTTCATTGCATTTGGAAACAGTTAATTTGCAACCAATAGTCAGAACTCGAAATTCTCACGACTTGGCTGTTGTGAATCACATAATAATAAGCAGAAATGAAATGATGTTGCATATGCCAATTTGTGTTCCAATTTACCCTTTTGCTGGGTATTGAATCCCTTTCAGGATGATCAACTTCTGTGCCTTCCCTTTGATTTgagaatttgttttttttacctTGCATATTTGCAGATGGAACCTTGTTGAAATTGATGCTGATTTGCAAAATTTGCCTTCTGAGATGAAGCACGTCGAGTCACTTATAAACCCTGCAAAAACCTATATGGTAAATTGTTTCGTTAGAAAACATGTTTGGCATTACTTTCTGATGCTCGAATTTTTCTGAAATGCTGAAGACGGGcttgcattaaatgctatattTTGACGATATTAGGTCCACTTGGGGCCAATGGTGCttttgttttcttatgcatGCTTCTTGTTtcaattgatttgatttttttttttaattttttgaatataaAATCTACATGTGTCTATTTGGTCGTTAAATGTTGTGATATGAGATTATTGGAACGATAAGTATATCGTTTTCTtatttcaattcaataaaaagaCTCAatgtatttaattgtttatgtagtaaaaaatattattaaatatattaattagaaatattttaagatattacTAAGGTAAACAGGATTCACAAACTagcatttataaaatatatgcagaaAATTGTGTAGTTAATTATATttgtttaaaagtaattttgACGATGCAAgttactaaaataaaaaaaatcctgaatttttaaaattaattaaaatttaaaaaagaaGGGATGTGGAGTacataaaattttgtaaaatgctaaaggtaaaaaaatgttttagcaAGGAAAAATATGGACAAAATCAGGTAAACATTGTTTTTACATTTGGGTTATTTCTATTTGTTGTGTCTCAAGATACATGTGCTTCCCAATTGAGCTGTTTTTCTATTCATTGTTTTTAGAAATAAATCGTAGAAACAGGGTAAGAAACAATCTCAGTGTGGTCTTTTCCTGTTATCTATGACTTCTTTAAGTTTTATTCCAGGTTTGGGCAAAATATAAAATTGAGATTGTAAAagaatttgtatttttatattttctagTATTTACTAATTTGTGCTGTCTGAGGTAGAACTTAGAAGAACTTGTTTTACGGGATTATTTAGCTTCTGAAGGTTTTCAGTATATTTCATAATAAGTTTAGTTCGTGTTTTATGGGATTAAATGTCTTATAAATCTTGCCGGTACCTATCATCGTGATTAGATCAAGTGGAAGAATGAAatcaagaaaaaataatttctgATTAAAGTTTGTCATTGTTATTAATTCTTACTTTTTTCAGGACCTGAATATAGGCGTGGCGTTATGGATAGCTTCTAGGGGTGATGGCTGGCTTTACGAGGATGTGGGTGAAGTACAAGGCCGACATGTCAGGTACAAGTCAGATGCCAGGATTCTCTTGGTGGGTGCTGGTGCCGATGAACAATGTGCTGGATATGGTCGACATAGGACAAAGTATAGAAATGGGAGGTACGTCTCTGTTATTTGTGAAGTTTATTCTTTTTACTCTAATCTGACACACTGAAACTATGTATTTCAATTTTTCCCTACATTGATTGCAAACTCACATTTCTCCATCTTTTTCTCTTGCATGGCACTTCAACTCTCTCGTGGTCAGTTGGCTTGGGCTCCATCAGGAAATGAAATTGGACATGCAAAGAATTTGGAAAAGAAACTTAGGAAGAGACGATAGGTGTATAGCTGACAATGCGAAGGAGGTCATTTTTAACCTTGTGCATATAATATCTTGATTTTTACCGTTTAAACTGCAGTGATTTATATGGAAATCATATTATATCAGGCAAGATTCCCATTTCTGGACGAAGATGTCATAAAAACTTTGCTTGATATTCCATTATGGGAGATCGCAGACCTTGATCAACCGAGTGGAGTCGGCGACAAGAAAATTCTGCGGGAGGTGTGCTTCTTTTACTTTCCACACTTCAATGCTCCAAAGTTTAGCACACAACAGTTAGATGTTAAAAGTCTTTGTCGAGGCTGATTTGCTTAGAacatttaggtagtgtttgggagagcttttaggaagtacttattagcttttccttcacaaaattttgaaattttatgaaattttgttaatgaaaagcTTAGAAGTGTTTTTTAAGAAtatctctcaaacactaccttagtgtGTGTGAGAGTAACCATGTCGCATTTCTATTACAGGTTGCTCGGTTTCTTGGGCTGAACGAAGCCGCTGCTCTGCCTAAAAGAGCTATTCAGGTTTGTATTATGACCTCTGCTCTTCTATAACAATGCATATCCTTTTCCTTCTCGAATGGATTATTGTCAGCGTCACATATCAGTGCCCTTCAATCGTAGATGGTTCGATTGTCTTACTAAAACGCAATGGCGGATCCACGTTGAAAAGCCCGGGTGGgccgatttttttttaaaaattttgtatataaaaattttgaataattttggtttaattTTGTATTAGCCTGGGTAGctcaattcaaaatattaaaggaTACGATAGGTTAGAATTTTAGTTCGGGTAGACTAAAAATCCTGGGTCCGCCATTGCTAAAACATCTCTTTTTATGTCGACTCACCTCATTTTTTCTCTCTTTAACGATTCAGTTTGGATCAAGAATCGCGAGGGAATCGAACAAGAAAAACTTTGGAAGTAATCGAGCCGCGAACCAAGCATCTGCAGGGAGTGTGGCGATATATTGATGTTTGGGCTCTTTGAATTGGCAGAAACGGAATGCCTCTTTTGAGTATGTGCTATTGCGGCATCCGCACAATTTTGACATTCATGGTACCCGATttggtttaaaagattttacacaaaattttaatttaaagatatatatttaaataattagaaaaataattatCTCGTCTTCTgcctaaattttattttatatagtgAGCACTACTTTTGTGCCTGATATGGACCACTAACTCTAAGACACTATTCGGCCCTCTACGGTTAATGAGATTCTTCCTTCACGTGTTACCCTGATCACTGCAGATCGAATGGTTGGTTATAAACTCATCTGGTTGAAATATGATTGTTCATAAATTAATGTAACATTTAGTTTTAATGTTTGGCGATTCACAGTCAAActtttaactttataaatttaaatatgtttAGGACAACATGAAGCGTGGAAAAttagtttagttttttttattattattactatttaaATTGTATATATGGAATCAACCAACCCATGAAATAACACATGAAAGTACAAAATTTAAGAGCGAATATATAAATCACAAACTTTCTTACTATCTCACTTTTATTCCTGTGCTTTTAGCTagtgtttttttgttttaaaatttcaaaccatcaaatgtttttttttttaaaattagaatttaacttttctgaaaaaaaaaattaaaaggcaaGTAAActcaatgtatatatatatatatatatatatatatatatatatatatatatatatatatatatatataatgatattaTTACTGTTCacttaaaattttatctataacTCTCGTTTTTTCCGCATTTAATGTGGTTAACCTAagatttgattaattttttctCGTCTCGAATCGAAGCTTTAATTTGCTTAATGTTTTGTACTTGATCACGTCTAAAATGGGAATTTACTACCAAGCTCGAAATTCTGCCGCCAAAGCTTGATAATTTCAAACGTTGAAGGACTATAATTACTTCATTTCAaactttaattaattcaatgcCCACTTAATTTGAGTCAAATTTTCAAGCTGATTAAAGAGGCAAGAATCTCAAATAATTTCATTTCAAAATACGAGAGTTTATATAGTGATATAATTTTTAAGAATATCGGAATTTCACATAAACAAAATAGATTTTACAAAGATCATATGGACTCCTTAATGCTCTAGAATTAAGCTTGTAGATCATCGACTAACTAGCTAGTAGGCATCTCGAATCGGCAGATAGGACAATAATGGCTAGACTTGAGCCACTTCTTGATGCAATCCTCGTGAAAAATATGAGAGCACGGCATGGATAAAATCTCACAACCGAAATCTTCGAGACAGATTGAACAAATTTCGTCCACGTTCACATCCACGTCCATGCCCACGTCCATGCCCAAAGTAGCAGTCTTGATCTCTAAAGATTCAATGGAAGAATCCGTAGCCGGAACCATCCCGGAACCGGCCTCCACCATTGACCTTCCAACCGTCAATTCCATGGCAAGATCGCGCGCACGAACTTGTCTGTTATACATCACTAAAAcggtgaagggaatgaccaaaACATTGTGTTGCGGAGGCATAAGCCTGATGAGAATCTTCGCGGCGGCGATTGCGTATTCCCTCAGGCCTAGATGGTCGTCTGCAtccagaggccactctctcagCTCGTCGTTGATCATTCGGCGTGAG
Proteins encoded:
- the LOC140882531 gene encoding uncharacterized protein, which translates into the protein MCGIALILSGIQIDSSPVSADCTSPSPPSSFQPLFSEDDIKIALQRRGPDSLGTKDVYLGSKCFSEGRENCVVESLVEDEGLVENGVGRGFLGELRFIGATLQLRGVNPVVQPLTDASGNVLVYNGEIFGGIYMSCDSNDTEVLMQSLGKCCSCISHVDSRSSCCSGTSQDSIPKLLSRIKGPWSLIYWQDTSKTLWFGRDAFGRRSLLVHWPTAHDSRLMLSSVSPTSLRLNYEFDEKQTVELNFWEELPCGIYSISVSALDLDGHLLGKVRKHEWNNSELNELITWERSRIHPKPEELSVSWRNVPIIQHDILSAFPLELEPMKASVASHRVLIALRESVMRRTTSNRIYMGRHVPVAVLFSGGLDSMIIAALVHHCIDKKYEIDLLNVSFDGESAPDRISARAGLKELQKNAPFRRWNLVEIDADLQNLPSEMKHVESLINPAKTYMDLNIGVALWIASRGDGWLYEDVGEVQGRHVRYKSDARILLVGAGADEQCAGYGRHRTKYRNGSWLGLHQEMKLDMQRIWKRNLGRDDRCIADNAKEARFPFLDEDVIKTLLDIPLWEIADLDQPSGVGDKKILREVARFLGLNEAAALPKRAIQFGSRIARESNKKNFGSNRAANQASAGSVAIY
- the LOC140879108 gene encoding uncharacterized protein, with amino-acid sequence MDDTSQEIVLVAPRVESNVVSTREAEFHVDFNFSCDMFVCEYYDDVLLGHSVRTSVMTKSVRMDIKRLMDPGSRRMINDELREWPLDADDHLGLREYAIAAAKILIRLMPPQHNVLVIPFTVLVMYNRQVRARDLAMELTVGRSMVEAGSGMVPATDSSIESLEIKTATLGMDVGMDVDVNVDEICSICLEDFGCEILSMPCSHIFHEDCIKKWLKSSHYCPICRFEMPTS